The Vitis vinifera cultivar Pinot Noir 40024 chromosome 18, ASM3070453v1 region TGGAAATGCGTCTCTTCATTTCATAAAGGTGAAAGTCTACCTTGTGGAACGGTGAAAGAAGCTAGAAACTAAGCAACAAAATGGTCCATCTTCCATCAAGTATCTGCCCCCTTGTTTTTCGATGCTGCTTCTATTGAAGTCATTCAGAAAATCATAGCATCCACCTGGAAAactcccctttttttttaaggctCACTCTTTGCCCATTCTACTGTCTTCTAAGACTAGCGCCCTCCTGAGATTTATGGCATGCATACAGTGCATTATTAATATAGCATTCAAGAGGAGGATTCAGATTAACCGATGAAAACGCCCAACCAAGTATGTACCCAAGTTCAAACTTCCTAAATGATTCCATCAGATGAAGATCAAATCAGCTCTTTTGTCAACCTTCGCCTCACTTTCAAACATAGCTTACCAGAGAAGTGCAATTCAAGGGCTTACAAAGAGTGCCTATAGCTTGAAGACTGAAATTCTAATTCTAACCCAGGGCCAAAAGTCAGCGCCCTTTGGTGGGCGGCACACTGTTAACTCATTATCCCACATTATAATATAAGActgataatttttttgaattatcaAAATATGGTTAAGCTTGCCTTTTTGCTGAAATAAATTCCTGAAATTATGCAATTAAcctgagttttttttttttttcttcaattatgCTAACTTCAGTGTTAAAGAACAGAAAAAGCATAATTGGAATGGTAAACCTTCAAATACAAATGCAACGAGTTCATGATTGCAATCTGCATGGCTCCAAATAAGCCTTAAGAATGTATTATAATAGCAGGCATTAGAAGTCATTCTTCCTTCACTTTTCCAACCCAATTCTTCTTATGatcattatattatatttgcaCAAGATAGACATCAGGGCTTCATCATCATTTAATGGTTTATGCCTCCCTTTCATGGCAACAAATGGGTGATGGGATGCCCAAACACACCGTGGGCTGTTGCAAACCGCTCCATTAACTCAATTTTGTTCTGGGTGTTATGAACATTTAACCAAAAGATAGATTATTGTTTATGCTTTTAGTTCCACATCAAAAGGAATTTGCGAGATAAACAGGAaccataaataattaataaccatGAGAGTATACAAGTAACTTCAAACATGACCCAGTTTCACACATCAGACATCCCCTCAAAAATCAACCACAATCACAAATCAACACAAGCCAACAGAAAACTATGAATGAAAACAGACTCCACACAAGCATTAGCACCAACCCACACACATATGAACCAGGATGCAACCCTGGCGTTTAAGGATTTCTTCACATGTCAATCTCTACTCCATCCAAAAGCTAATAAGACGTGTGATGATTATATGAAACTATGCACCGGAAGCTCAAGGGCTGGTGGTTGAGTGGGGTGGGGAAAGAGAAGGGAAGGGTATGTCCTTTGGAAGAGTAGGGATGCTAGGCAGCGTTGGCTTAGGCAGGTCAGGTAGATGGGGTAGAGGAGGGACTTCTGGCAGTTTTGGCACCTCAAGCTTTGGCAAAGGTGGCAGTTCAGGCTTCTCCAAAGCTGGGACATGTGGAACAGTAGGCAATTCAGGCTTGGGCAAAGTTGGCAACGTGGGCTCTGGTAGAGTTGGGACATGAGGCAGAGGTGGAAGCTCAGCCTTGGGAAGAGTTGGCAGTTCAGGTTTCTGCAAAGTGGGGAGTGTAGGAAGAGGTGGCAATTCTACCTTGGGAAGCTCAGGAACCTTAGGCAGTGCGGTTTCCTCCAGAAGGTGACGAGATGCAAAAACTTCTTTGCCACTCATTAGGGACAGAGTTAGGAGCAGCAGAGGCAACAGAATGGATGGTTGATGGTGATGAGCCATTTCTGAATTGCTAAAAGACTTGGGCTTCTGAATTGATGGTAGAAGTTTCTTCTGAGAATGGTTTGCATACAGGGGTTGGCTTTGGGGTTTTATAGATGAGGGATGATGTTTTATGAGATTGGGAACTTAAGCTGAGTTGTTGGGATTGGGAAGAGCTTTGTGTTGTTAGTTGAACTTCTCATCCATCACTTCCAAATAATCAAATAGATTTGGTGGAGGGTTTTGCCATATGTAGCAGGGATCTTGATTAAAGTCAATAGAAGTTCATCTGCCTGGTGTTATCTTCATTGATATACTACTAGTTCCATGTGAATGAAGAACATCTTGCTGATTGGATTGTTGATTACAATGACTAGTTTCCCAGGTGGACGATGTAGGATTTGTACTTATCAACCAGCAGATTAAAACCTTCCCATGTGAGCTTATTGATTGAAAAATATTCTACCAGTAAGGCTTCTAAACAATTAATATTTACCAATGTCTTAAGATTGGATTAAAAATTCGTTCAACAAAGATTATTTTTAGGATAACAACTGGTACAAAGGTCAAAGGAATTTCTTGAATACCCAATAAttaacaaacaaacaaacaatgcAGTAACAAAATGGCatcctaaagaaagaaaaaaggaacaagaaaaggagcaaataaaatttaactttacTGTATCATATGCAAGCAACATAACAGTTAAGGCTGAGTGGCATCCCAGGCCCAAGCCATATGGATTGTGGGCTTTGGACTTCTTTGCCAAGTGCAAATATTTCACTTCCTAGTAGCAATATAGAAACATACAAAGAATTATCTGCtcttttttaaggaaaaaaaaacaataaacaaagaaataaataaaacagagCGTTAGCAATGGCCATGGTTATTGCTGAGAATTGAATGGAAGAGGAGGAAGATATGGAGGTGAGGGAAATGAACAGGGAACAGATGAGGATTCCGGTTAGGGTTTTGGTTGGTTCAGGGTGTGGTAGAAGTCTAGAAGATGAGAGGCATTGAGCAATTTCACGTGtccttttatatttaaaaaataaaataaaaataagggttACAAAGGGATAGATGGGATGTGTAAATAGAACTTTGAGTTTATATATGCTTttaattttatacaaaattatatagaatatcATTGAATCTGACCAAGAAGTAATTTGATGAAACATTTAGAATATAGAATTTCTTTAATTGCACAATCATATTTTACATGATTGCTTGCAATGAAGCTTGTGATGAGTTTGCCAAGAGATGTCCTGGGCTAAAAAAACCTCctaataaataattgaatgcTGTACGATGTCTATGCTGTTCCTGTGATTTCCTTTTTAATCCTTATGACATTTTCAAAGAGATAAGAGATAAGAGAAGTAGGAGGCAAGTGGGGGGAAGCGTCGAAGAGATAAGAGAAAACATATGCCATTTTCAATTCCAAATGGATTTTCGATATTTACAAGCAAAGAGAAGTTAATTACATTCTCATGCAATGGTGAAAATCTAGCTTGTGGGATAGAGAAGTAGAAACTCAGCACCAAAATGCTCGGTTTTTGACCAAGCATTTGGGCCCTTCTTTTTCAATGCTGCTTCTCTTGAAATCAATTGTCCACTTCTCAAATGTACAGTTCAGAAAATCATAGTAACCTCCATGGATAGAAAGAAGTCCTTTCCTTTCTCTGTCTTCTATCCATGGATACGTTAGCAGGTTCAGCAAGGAGTGGTTGATTGATTCCTGTAAAGATTAATGAGTAAAACTCACTTCAATAGCCACCAAGTTAAGACTCAGTCTTTGCTAGTTCTACTGTTCTTCTAAGACTAATACTCTGTGAGCTTTATTGTATTCACATAGTGCATGATTAGAATAGCAAAGAGGTTTAGATTAACTGATGAAAAAACCCTACCAAAAATATATCTTGGTTCAAACTTAAGAAATAATATGATCAGATAAAGATCAATCAATGTAAGACACCTCTTTTATCAGCCTATGCCTCATTTTCAAACATAACTTACCACAGAAATGAAATTCAAGAGCTTACAAAGACTGCCTAAAGCTTGAGACTGAAAACCAACTTTAAGGGAAAATTCATGCCCTTTTATGGGGCAAAATAGAGTTGACTCAGTAACTCAAAATCAATCATATAAAactgtcatttttttttcttctaaatatattaaaattttgttaagcTTGGCAAGATTCAAACACTTCCAGACAGAATGAAGCTCAACTCTGACCAGTTTTTTGCCAAGCTGGTCCAACATTTAAGCAAGTTTGAGTTAATTTGACTATATCATAAGCAAAGCATTTATGACAGCAGGAGATCCTACTTTATCAGGTAGAAATATCAAATAATCAGTTCAGAAAGAGTGTGATAAATAAAAGGAACCTTCTCACAGTATTTGCATTGCTGGTAAAAGCCAAGATGGCCGGCAGCAGCTTTTGTTCTTAATTTTGCAACTTTCCCATTGGCAACCCAATTTTCAACAAAGCTACTGAAAATAGAGATGAACTGTGATAAGAAACTGGAGCACAAGCCACATTGAAGATCAAGCAAGCACAAGTCATGGGtatatgagaaagaaaagaagttgCCAAACAGAACCTGGAATTCACATCATCTCGCATCCTCACAAGGGTCTCAATTCCTGCGCAGCTACTGTGTCCTATGACTAATATATTTTCAACCTAGAGAAAGCAATAATCATTTTGTCATTCCCAATtcccaagtaaaaataaaagtttatacaATCATGGAGAACATGCATGTGAAAGTGAAAGCAATATAACAGAAATCTTTGAATTtcttcaggaaaaaaaaaaagaaaagaaaaaaagaaagggaaaatctATAGCCGACCTTATATTCGGTGTACGCAGCACAAGGACAAAGTAATCATATATTGCATGGTAATATTAATCATGAAGATCATTAATTTTGCATGTAACCCCAAATAGAAGTAAACTTTCAAAATCAACCTGCATTATTAAAGATTTTCCAAGAACAATGCATGCCTCTAGTTTGCTAACATTCACTGCTTCTTCCCACTTAAATTCGCACTCAAAATTTTCCTGTAAAAACCTTATATTTTTGTCAAGTATTTTAGAGCACAAATTAGCTTCCCAAGTTTCCAGCAATATTTTCCCATTTGTGCCCAAAACTTGAGATTATCCTTGGTGCTGAATAATCTCTGAATCATAAATTTGTCAAAGCAAGGGATGTTTCCCTCTTGCTACAATTCTCATTACTCAAGAATCAAATTACTGAAGGCTTCTAATTAATGAATGTGAGGGGTCAGAGACACTTCCTACTGTAGCCTCAAGGACACACCATTCTGTGCTTCTGTCAATGACCAGAAGTTCAGAGATTTATTGAATGGAATCACTTACTTCAAGAGTATTCACAGCAAACTCGAGGGCAGCATTAGTTTCTGATGGTCCGTTCTgcagaaagataaaaattaacaGGACTGGTTAAACTCGAATAACAGATCATATTGAAAATTTGCAGTTCAGTAACTTGGCTTTTAGTTaaagttgaataaaaatatGAGTCGATACCTCTACTGGGGGCACAAGATTTGCCACATTTCTTATCATGAATGCTTCTCCTGGTTGAAAACCAAGGATGTTGGAAGGGCATACCCTCGAGTCTGCACAAGCGATCACCATGAACTGTTCTTGAACTTATCAGTTTAAATATAACTGCCCAAGTTTATTTGCAACAAAATAGGGCAGAGTATAACAGTGTGTGCTTAATCATGATTTCACTTAAGGCCAAAAGGTCTGCTAAATATAgagaatcattaaaaaatttgagtaTGTTTATACCTTTGGAGATTGAGCTTTGGCAAGAGCTTGAAAGTGCTCTGGTTCTTCCCTGTTCAAAGCATGAGTTAGTTATCATAAAAAAGGCAAAACAGTTCTCTTAAATCCAGGAAATCCTTCATTTCAATGCTAGTTGCTACTTACAGGTACTTTTGCTTCTTGAAACAGAGAAACCTGTGCTTCAACTCTTCAAAAAAATCCAGTCCCTGATCAGTTTTATCCAGACTTTCCATTTCATTTCCCATCTTATTGCTCATAAGGTGTTGACCACATCCCAATGAATCACTTGAAGCCTCCAATCTTGAAACCAAATTTCTCCTACAAGTGGAGAAGCCAAAGTGTGAGTGCAATTCTTAAAGTATTCCTAGGTTAAAATCAAAGTACAGTCACATGGAAAAGTTAATTTCTGGAACAGTCTTATCTTTCAGGTTACTGTTGAAATTACAGTTGTATTGAGGTTTCTCATAAATCACATCACCAGGAAGCTTTGTGccgaaaaaaaatctaagaaagGAGAAAGGTTCCCCAAACCAAAGACAAAATGCTTACATGATGTGACCATTATGTAAGTTACAATGAAAAGATCAAAACAGTTATAGGCTGTATCTGTTCAGTGAGAATTGGATTTTGTTTGATGTTTCAATTGTACAGAAAGTAACAGAATGCTGAATTAGTACTAAAGGTTCCAATTTCCAGTTCCAAGGTGCCAATTCTACAACCAAATGCGGCCTAACAAACAGAAAAGGATAATCAAGAATCCGTAGCAGCATTCAGAAGAAACTCTTCTTATTTGATAGAAGTGTATGAAGGAAGAAGTGCGGACATTGCTAGCACTATTTCTCTTCACaaagttatttttcattttgagtCAACACAAAAGCACCCATCTCCCGTCTCCTACTAAACACACACACTTGCATCAAACCGTCCCTCATATATTTGATTGGGTTACTTCTAAAAcgaaaacaaaaactaaaagaaaagagGGGGAAcaagggaaggaaaaaaaagaaaaaaaaaatgatgaagaatgcAATCCAGATCAGAAGTAAAAACAAGATTAAGAGAAATATTTACTTGACTGAAGGTAACGATCCCAAATGGGTTTCGCCAACTCTCACCAATTTCTTCCGAGAATCAAAGATCTGAAAAATAAACAGAAGAAtcaataagggaaaaaaaaaaaaaaaaaagcacgcAGAGTCTTATGGAAAGTGGAGGGAATAAGAATGCAAATGAATGGGAAGAGATACAGGCGATTTGTGGAGAAGACCCATGAAGGAATTAGTGGGTCCGGAAACAGAAGAATCGAATGATACAGAAGAAGGTCGAAGAGCTGCCATTGTTGATCCAATCCAACGAATTCCAGAGCCTGGCATGAAGAACCAAATTAGGGTTTTCAATCCACATATATTAAACCGGGGCTCCGATAATCAACAGATCatcatgaaaaatacaaaactaTAACGGTTCAAAATCATGTCAAGACTCAAGACTAAAGtgacaacaataataataattaataagaaaaaggtAGTTACGGATCCGCGAGTGCATGGCTCTGTTCCCGCTCTCAAGTTTGGTATGTTTTTAACCACCACCACCCATATTTAAAACTTACTATAGAATATGATGGTAGAAACTTAAATATTCAGATGAGTACATGCTTATCCATGTGAGGAAATATCACgaggacccaaaaaaaaattaaattaaaaaaaaaaagtgaaaaaaaaggcACTCATGGCATTCTTATCCAAATCCAATGCCCACATAAAATTAGACCCTTTGAAGGGTCACCGACCAGGACAGTCTTGCATCTCTATTAGCTTTCTTTGATTTGCCAAAACATATGTTTCCATTCTACACGTAACTGACAATAGTTTTGATTCTTGAAGCTCATCCTTGTTTGCCAAGATAGACATTTCCTCGTAGAGTGCATCTCCCCATAAGGTGTATGCTTCATTTTTGTCTCTCTTTTAGAGGGCTATTAGAAGTACATAATTAAAGTCTCCCAGCACAATTTTCAAGTGGAATTTTTGGATTGAATTATAATCATTActtaatggaaaagaaaaggcaCTGTTCTATTTCTACCTGAAACAAATATGCTGCTGCATCTGTAGTgcagattttttttgtttattttttctctttgtcaATGGGGGGTTTTGTAGGAAAGAGCTTTCATGTTGTCTGGAAAAACATCCTCAAGACTCTGAATATTAAACGAGTGGAATGAGGTTGGAAATGGAAATAGCTAACGTTGTTGTACAGTTGTGTGTATTAGAATTTagaaacaaaatacaaaaaggaaaaattcaaaaatctaaATCAAACACTGGTATTTGATCAAGGGTTAAGAAGAAGCGTTTGAAGTAGAGAAACGAGGGCGCTTGTGAAGTGGGAACACCCCGGTGGACCCAAAACCCGAAGCCCGATTTTCCACCACAGCTTTCAATGCCCTTCTCAAATTCCCAAGTTCAGCCTCCCCACCACCACCCCACTGCATCACCACCACGCTCTTCGTCCGCCCTCCCACCGTCGCCATCTCGGCCCGCACCACCCGTGCCCTCACCGAGCCAATTGCCTGCGTCAGATCCCGGTTCAAACTCGGTCTATCCTCGCAGCACAACGTCGCCTTTATCAGCCTCTCATCTCCCTCGTAGTACCCCAAAGTCACCTCGTCCGTCTCTCCAGGAAACGTCCACGACTCCGATCCACCGCCGCTGCAGCATCCGTCTCCGTTCTGCCCCGCCACGTCAGCAGCGCGCTTCCTGAGCTCCGTCACGTGCCGAACCACCTCCGCCAGCAATGACGCCTTGTCTGTCTGGAGAGAACAAAGTAGTTGAAAATGTAAGAGCGTGCGACTAAATTAGCCTTACAACGCCGCGACAAAGAAAAAGCATCACTCACTTTGGTGGTGTTAGGGAGGAGAGTGCGGAGAGTGGAGAGGTGAGCGTTAATTCGCTGTCTGCGCCTCCTCTCAGCCTCGCTGTGGCTGTTGCATGCAGCCGTCGATTTTCCCTCCACCCTTGTTCCTGAATCCCCATCCTCCAACTTCAACTTCATCTGCTGAACAGGTTCATAGTAGCTTTGAAACGGAAGCATTTTCTACCCAAAAagcaagatttaaaaaaataataataataaatgaaaatataaatattgagaGAAATGAAGAGTTTCTACACATGGCACATAAAAGAATCTTAACGATGTAAATATTGAATGGAACCTCAATTAATTGTTGTAGTAGAAGATATGATAGGGATCAGGGAGCTCCAAGATGAAGATATAGTCTGTCTGGAATAATGGAAAAAACCCCTGACTTTTTGAAGAAAGAGGAAGAAGGGGTTGCatagagaaaaatatattagGAGAATTGGAAGCTCAAGTTGAAGTAGTAGACTTGTAGTGTACTGGTTGTGGTGGTAGAAAGTGAAAATGAGAGGTGTTGGAGAGAAACCACccccccttttctttttttaccggGGACAGTTAAAAAAGGTGAACCATTGCCCATTACCCATTACCCATTAACCGAGGAATAGGACCAAAAGCTAAGATGGGTAGAAGGGAAGAGTGAAGTAATAACAGGGTGATTGCAGAGAGAATGAGGTAGAAGAGTATGTGAGATCACACTTGGGACTTGGGACTTGGGATTCATTTTCGAAGTACATATCTAGACTCAGTtgtttcaaattaattattgaCGACGAGTGTATTTGATAACGGTGGGTGTAGGAGCATTTGATAATTCTGAGGTGAAATGTCCATTTGTTTCATTCATTCTCGTTTATCTAGTGGGGATTTCACTGAAAATGCCTTCATAAAGTGGAGCATAATGCTCCATCCTAATTCTAGATTTGGTCACAATTTCCACACCTAAAGGACTTATTGGCGTACGTAAACCTGTGTGGTTGTTGGTGGGTGTCCTTTCAAGACCCAACGTGAATAGGAGTGTGTATCAACTATCCACCACGCTTTTTGTGCACATAATGAAAGATCATTTGCAAATGGCAATGTAACACGGCAAAAGTAGGTCCGAAGGTGGAAAAGAAAGGTAGTCGGAGTCACACTCCAAACTCCATCGACGTGGATCAAGTGAGTGCTGGGTGGTGGTGCTGCTGCTGGAGGAAGGCGTGGAAAGGCGAAACGTGGCACAATCACTTTCAATGAACAGTAACATATTACGGCGGCGCCGACAGCTTTTCTAAGGGAATCAAAAGTGACAGCAGCGATTATGAGCCGACAACACCCCCTTTGTGCCTTTGTCACCACGCTATATTTCaccctttttttctctctttgttttttttagccTCGGCAACCATGGTCACCTTCTCCACCGTCCGTTCTTGAACCCACTCTCATTCCTGGCCCTTCGATGTCTTTCCTTGCTCTTCATCCTATTACTTGGTTCTCCTCCTTTTCGCTTCTTTCAACCCAGAAAGGACCCCATGTTGGGATTCATGACAATCACAGCAACATTAGCAAAGGTTCGTTCGAGAGAAAACGATTCAAAGTGGAAAAGGAATCCGATGTGGGATGGaagattttgatgaaaatgagGAAGGGAGCGCCTTATGTTACGTGTTGGTTATTATTCCCCAGCACATtagcaataataatattgatgGCAATTTTATTTGTGgatttttgtgattttaataCATAAAACAGTCGGTGAATAGTTCAAAGGAAGCAAAATATAAGATGCTTTGTCCTTTATTATGGAATGTATCCGCCGGACGTATCAATTCAAATTTCAGCAGGTTGTCTCCTTCCACAGTGCCATCCCAGAGCCCCTAATTGTATGCAGAAGCATGCATACATGAATATTCATCCCAAGTTCTGTTGATACTTGGAATGCTTTTTCAAGAAAATCAATGTTACTTTCTCAAAAATATATTACAACTAGAGTTGCATACAATAATAGATTGCTAAAACGTGCGGCCTGTTATGATGAATTAGTGTTGAATGAGGAGGGACGTCTGAACGCTCAAAAACAGGTGAAGAAAGGCAATGCTGGCTCTGGATGCGAGGCCCCCACAGCACCATTTATTATAATGAAAAGTAAAGAGTAAAATCAACATCTAATGGCAGGCAAGGAGAGACAAGGAGGTCAGGGCAGGGCAAGGCAGTGCAGGAACAAAATTCCTAATTCTTGGCTACCAGGATGACGTCTACATACACACTGCAAACAGACAGGTTCCCATCCCTCATTCTGTCTTGCACTTTGGGTCCACAACTGTACCTGCCTCCTTTGTCTTCATCAACCAAGCTTCAATATTCATGTGAGCTTCTTGTCAGACCCCCAGATCAGGTTGGTTTGAGTTCAAATTTATATATGCTTAATGGAAATATTTGTTAGGGAAGACATGGGGTTTAAGGCATGAACAACCCTTTTGGTTCACACCCATCCCCCACCCTACCTATTAGGCTTTTTACCTTCAAAAATTAAGAGCAGGAATGAAAAGAACGGAAGGCCCCCAGCAAAGACCTGATGTCCTTTTATATTCCATTCCCTGACCCTAGTGTGGGGCCTAGTCTCTTCAAAATTGACCACCATCCATTTCTCTGATGAGGATTTCTTCACTAGTTCAGACTTTTAAAGGCTGGGGAAAGCAAAGATATGGGgagaggaaaggaaaaatgCAGAGAGAATGGTTGAGACAAAGCTTAAAGTAACCAGGAATGGGAACAGTAAAAACCTTACTGTCCCAATACCCATACCCCACCCCAGTCAAATATGTACAAGCTACTGAAAACCTTCCCTTCACCATCCATGCTTATGAACTTGGCTAACAAGTGATAAGAATGAATTTCCAAGATCTACTCAAGAAAagcaatgaaagaaataaacaatgttttaaaaatcaaattgatcattaaatcgaaaaaattatcaattcacGATTCATTGATTAAATCATGATTGAATCAGTgttgttataaatatataatttatatattattaaaatttaaaataattataaaaattaaaattaaaatttatatattatttaaaaattaaaattttatttgaaaatcataaaattatttacaaatcagaaaaaaaaagtttgaaattagaaattaaaattaaaatcaaaattttaaatttatttttaaatccaaaacttattttaaaatcataaatttatttaaaattataacattttcatgaatttaaattaaaatagaaaacataaaataatggaTATAAACTAAtaaggtaaataaaataataataaaaacaaaaataaaaaaatccatgaGGAAGTAAAAGGACAACTGAAAAGGAAGGGGGAAGAGAGGCAGTGCGTAATaggagaagaggaagaagagggTGGTGGGGGCGCACGCTTGGAGCATATTCGGAGCAGAAGAAGGATGTGGTggtggggtgggggtggggtGGCGCAGGCTGGCAACAGAAGATGGGGCCAGCTGAGGCTGGAGGCGCACGCTAGGAGCAGAAGGGTCACGACGGCTGAGGCGGAACTGGAAATGGGGAAAAGAGAAGGGGGTTTTTTTGAACTGTTCGGTTCAGCCAAAACCAGCCAGGTCAACCTGTTCCGGCGGTTTCGATGCTGGTTCAAAGGCTGCCCGAATCAAATGGATGAATCAGACCAGATTCGTGACCAACCAGCAGTCGAGCCTCTCGAACCGAgataaaatgattaaacaatgtcagttttttttgtattaatgagATTCTATGTCATAAACTTTATCCTTCTTCCTTTACTTAAACCCTACAAGATAAAAAAACCTACCCCATTTTGAAGCTAAATTAGAAGTTTCTAATTATTAAAGTTAGGTTATagaagaaattgaatttaagtcAAATATGTTATTAGAATCTTA contains the following coding sequences:
- the LOC104882497 gene encoding transcription factor bHLH30 isoform X2; amino-acid sequence: MKLKLEDGDSGTRVEGKSTAACNSHSEAERRRRQRINAHLSTLRTLLPNTTKTDKASLLAEVVRHVTELRKRAADVAGQNGDGCCSGGGSESWTFPGETDEVTLGYYEGDERLIKATLCCEDRPSLNRDLTQAIGSVRARVVRAEMATVGGRTKSVVVMQWGGGGEAELGNLRRALKAVVENRASGFGSTGVFPLHKRPRFSTSNASS
- the LOC104882497 gene encoding transcription factor bHLH30 isoform X1, whose amino-acid sequence is MLPFQSYYEPVQQMKLKLEDGDSGTRVEGKSTAACNSHSEAERRRRQRINAHLSTLRTLLPNTTKTDKASLLAEVVRHVTELRKRAADVAGQNGDGCCSGGGSESWTFPGETDEVTLGYYEGDERLIKATLCCEDRPSLNRDLTQAIGSVRARVVRAEMATVGGRTKSVVVMQWGGGGEAELGNLRRALKAVVENRASGFGSTGVFPLHKRPRFSTSNASS